A stretch of the Bacillus sp. FJAT-18017 genome encodes the following:
- a CDS encoding sirohydrochlorin chelatase, with protein MEAILYIGHGSRTQQGNKRFASFIKEAMKLADEPIKEYGFLENASPSIIEAAENCIHQGANSLTVVPVLLLPGIHANEDIPAELSEVKKTYPHIKIKYGKPVGAHEKITGILLDRLEEKGFKNSREEETVLLIGHGSRDKEAAAEFDRIAEQLGSKIASTVDTGFIVSEPYFNVKMQDILKESRTKIYLVPFLLFTGRFTDKIEERASLVASLYPGSEVVFCEPTGFDDRLMLVLNERIDEAKKSQQIKG; from the coding sequence ATGGAAGCGATTCTTTATATCGGCCACGGCAGCCGTACTCAACAGGGAAATAAAAGGTTTGCTTCGTTTATCAAGGAAGCAATGAAACTGGCCGATGAACCGATAAAAGAATACGGCTTTCTCGAAAATGCCAGCCCGTCCATTATTGAAGCGGCAGAGAACTGCATTCATCAAGGAGCTAACAGTTTGACTGTCGTCCCGGTTCTTCTTTTACCAGGAATACATGCCAATGAAGATATACCTGCCGAACTTTCTGAAGTGAAAAAAACCTATCCTCATATAAAGATAAAATACGGAAAGCCTGTCGGTGCCCATGAAAAAATCACTGGAATCCTGCTCGATAGGCTCGAAGAAAAAGGATTCAAGAACAGTAGGGAGGAGGAGACTGTCCTGCTGATTGGGCATGGAAGCCGGGACAAGGAAGCAGCTGCGGAATTTGACCGCATCGCCGAACAGCTTGGCAGCAAGATTGCGTCAACAGTAGATACAGGCTTTATTGTGTCAGAGCCATATTTTAACGTTAAAATGCAGGATATACTAAAAGAAAGCCGTACTAAAATATATCTTGTTCCTTTTCTACTTTTTACAGGAAGATTTACTGATAAAATAGAAGAAAGAGCTTCGTTAGTTGCGTCTTTATACCCAGGCAGTGAGGTAGTCTTTTGTGAGCCGACGGGATTTGATGATCGGCTTATGCTCGTACTAAATGAACGGATTGACGAAGCAAAAAAGAGCCAGCAAATTAAGGGGTGA
- a CDS encoding nitrite reductase (NAD(P)H) small subunit, translating to MAKVKVADYTSLPERIGQVFKIDGEEIVLFRLSNGEVRAVENSSPHPKGGTLADGLVSGEFVFCPVYDWKISLVDGKVQAPDVGQVKTFTIVRDGEQIFIDL from the coding sequence ATGGCAAAGGTTAAAGTTGCAGATTATACAAGCCTGCCTGAACGGATTGGACAGGTATTCAAAATAGACGGAGAAGAAATCGTGTTATTCCGGTTATCAAACGGAGAAGTCAGGGCAGTTGAGAACAGCAGCCCGCACCCAAAAGGCGGCACTCTCGCGGATGGCCTGGTTAGCGGTGAGTTTGTTTTTTGCCCGGTATACGACTGGAAAATCTCGCTTGTCGACGGTAAAGTTCAGGCACCTGACGTGGGCCAGGTAAAAACGTTTACGATTGTAAGAGATGGAGAACAGATATTTATAGATCTATAA
- a CDS encoding SRPBCC family protein, whose amino-acid sequence MNMTTSAPEFTITRILNARRELVWRAWTEEKQLAAWLPSTPLESITFDVRKGGNYRYTMVNTETGEEFPTGGTFLEVVPFERLVFTWGYPDAPIENSPVVTLSLTELGDHTEMIFHLRGFAGHPGDQYVYDGWSDAFDDLTKNLHDHK is encoded by the coding sequence ATGAACATGACTACATCGGCACCGGAGTTTACTATCACCCGAATTTTAAATGCCCGCCGCGAGCTTGTGTGGCGAGCCTGGACCGAGGAGAAGCAACTTGCCGCCTGGTTACCTTCAACACCCCTAGAGTCCATCACCTTCGACGTCCGCAAAGGTGGAAACTACCGCTACACAATGGTCAACACCGAGACCGGTGAAGAGTTTCCCACCGGAGGTACGTTTCTCGAGGTCGTTCCTTTCGAACGGCTTGTCTTCACCTGGGGTTACCCCGATGCTCCCATTGAGAACTCCCCAGTCGTGACCCTAAGCCTCACTGAACTTGGCGACCACACCGAGATGATCTTCCACCTGCGCGGGTTCGCCGGTCATCCTGGCGATCAATATGTGTATGACGGCTGGTCCGATGCGTTTGACGATTTAACAAAGAACCTGCATGACCATAAGTAG
- the cobA gene encoding uroporphyrinogen-III C-methyltransferase, whose product MMKKGKVFLVGAGPGDTGLITVKGLEAIKGAEVILYDRLANPKLLVFAPADCELIYCGKLPDRHVLRQEMINSLLVEKALEGKTVIRLKGGDPGVFGRVGEEAEALVEHGISYDIVPGISSGIAAPVYAGIPVTHREFGESFAVVTAHDKSKDGHPDLDWKSLASGIDTIAFYMGISNLPFICENLVKHGKSAATPVILIQWGTFGRQKTLEGTLADIAEKASAEQFSNPAITLVGEIVSLRKKLSWFEKKPLFGRQVLLARTGTEESAVAKELTSNGADVIEFPKWKRSRIELDKEILGSISDYERILFASPESVSEFFEILIKEKIDIRRLKAELFGCSMKSLAALNKRGFIAELESKMSTSGRLLVVGDSSIKGHQYLNGDQFITSKKEIDWNHMQIFTRMIDEAEVNTVIFPSAASVAVVMEHGIESGLISADLLDSSEIVAFGEKTAGALKEYGRKPNVVPAEPTKSALVESLRNSVKGI is encoded by the coding sequence ATGATGAAGAAAGGAAAAGTGTTTTTGGTAGGAGCAGGACCTGGCGACACGGGGCTAATTACAGTCAAGGGACTTGAAGCAATTAAAGGAGCAGAGGTTATCCTTTATGATAGGCTGGCAAATCCGAAGCTGCTCGTGTTCGCTCCGGCAGACTGTGAGCTCATTTATTGCGGCAAATTGCCCGATCGCCATGTGCTCCGACAGGAAATGATCAACAGCCTGCTTGTGGAAAAAGCACTTGAAGGCAAAACGGTTATCCGCCTTAAGGGCGGTGATCCTGGTGTGTTCGGCAGGGTTGGCGAGGAAGCAGAGGCCCTGGTTGAGCATGGCATTTCCTATGACATCGTACCTGGCATCTCATCCGGTATTGCTGCACCGGTTTATGCAGGCATACCTGTCACCCACCGGGAATTCGGGGAGTCTTTTGCAGTCGTGACGGCGCATGACAAATCGAAGGACGGCCATCCAGACCTTGACTGGAAGAGTCTCGCCTCTGGTATTGATACAATCGCCTTTTATATGGGAATCTCCAATCTTCCATTCATATGTGAAAATCTCGTAAAGCACGGGAAATCAGCGGCAACCCCGGTCATCCTGATTCAATGGGGAACGTTCGGGCGCCAGAAGACGTTAGAGGGAACGTTGGCCGATATTGCCGAAAAGGCGAGTGCTGAGCAATTTTCCAACCCGGCAATCACTTTGGTTGGAGAGATTGTTTCTCTTAGGAAAAAACTGAGCTGGTTTGAGAAGAAACCTTTATTCGGCAGGCAAGTACTATTGGCGCGGACTGGGACAGAGGAAAGTGCAGTGGCAAAAGAACTCACTTCCAACGGTGCCGATGTGATCGAATTTCCGAAGTGGAAGCGAAGCCGGATTGAGCTGGACAAAGAAATTCTGGGTTCTATTTCCGACTATGAGCGGATTTTGTTTGCTTCCCCGGAAAGCGTTAGTGAGTTTTTCGAGATTTTAATAAAAGAAAAGATTGATATTCGGCGGTTAAAAGCAGAACTGTTCGGGTGTTCAATGAAGTCATTAGCCGCACTGAATAAACGAGGATTTATCGCCGAACTTGAGTCCAAGATGAGTACATCCGGCCGTCTCCTGGTTGTGGGGGACAGCTCGATAAAGGGCCATCAATATCTAAATGGCGATCAGTTCATCACAAGCAAAAAGGAAATAGATTGGAACCATATGCAAATCTTTACGAGAATGATAGACGAAGCAGAGGTTAATACAGTCATCTTTCCTTCTGCAGCTTCAGTAGCGGTTGTAATGGAACACGGAATCGAGAGTGGCCTAATTTCAGCGGACTTATTAGATAGCTCCGAAATTGTCGCCTTTGGTGAAAAAACAGCAGGTGCATTAAAGGAATATGGACGAAAACCAAATGTGGTCCCAGCCGAACCGACGAAATCTGCTTTAGTGGAAAGCCTTCGGAATAGCGTGAAAGGGATATAG
- a CDS encoding NAD(P)-binding protein, protein MLYPIFLEIKGRPAVVIGGGKVAARKTAGLVEAGANVTVISPELIPELGTMFENGKIQWRKKPFSSNDLDDALLVIAATNDRETNLKVKEAAGPNQLVTIADNPAASDFHVPSVVRRGKLNLAVSTSGASPTLAKKVRGELEKKYDERYVDYLEFLDESRTKILAKVIDSERKQQLLKIIAEEEYLLDKERRLEMAELLNKEAES, encoded by the coding sequence TTGCTATATCCAATTTTTCTTGAAATAAAAGGCCGCCCTGCAGTTGTTATTGGCGGTGGCAAGGTGGCAGCACGAAAGACAGCTGGCCTTGTCGAGGCAGGTGCCAATGTAACGGTAATCAGTCCGGAACTAATTCCCGAACTGGGGACAATGTTTGAGAATGGAAAAATTCAGTGGAGAAAAAAGCCTTTTTCCTCTAATGATTTGGACGATGCATTATTAGTCATCGCTGCTACCAATGACAGGGAAACAAACCTTAAAGTGAAAGAAGCTGCCGGTCCCAATCAGCTTGTCACGATTGCAGATAATCCGGCTGCCTCAGATTTTCACGTACCTTCCGTAGTCAGAAGGGGAAAGCTGAACCTGGCTGTGTCCACTTCCGGGGCAAGCCCGACTCTTGCGAAAAAAGTTCGCGGAGAGCTGGAGAAAAAGTATGATGAGAGATACGTCGACTATCTTGAATTCCTTGATGAATCCAGGACCAAAATTCTTGCAAAAGTAATAGATTCTGAACGCAAACAGCAATTGTTAAAGATCATAGCTGAAGAAGAATATTTGTTGGACAAAGAACGCAGGCTGGAAATGGCTGAATTACTTAACAAAGAAGCAGAAAGCTAA
- a CDS encoding GNAT family N-acetyltransferase, with amino-acid sequence MCWNSPKFSGQGVASQIIQYILENTPYNDYIIEEVADTNTPAMRLYKKLGFVEYKRKPIPEKIAKKIGINNFLSLKYIKR; translated from the coding sequence ATTTGTTGGAACAGCCCGAAATTCAGTGGACAGGGTGTAGCATCTCAAATCATCCAATATATCCTTGAAAATACACCGTACAATGATTACATCATTGAAGAAGTTGCAGATACGAATACACCGGCAATGCGATTGTATAAGAAACTGGGTTTTGTAGAATACAAAAGAAAACCTATCCCGGAGAAGATAGCCAAGAAAATTGGAATCAATAATTTTTTGTCTTTGAAGTATATAAAAAGGTAG
- a CDS encoding M15 family metallopeptidase produces MFRGNKYKWKIIMAIVMVMAVILAACVNKPNDEDSGSNQPSSTEIEKEKKENPTPDGTKVDKPRESKVYEGELELPVNGATGYASVKLNLKASANPNSKTLETINAGSGFEILREEGDWWFIKKDGSSGWLPHQYCFINLPDVIPSVVYDNTNTYASKFASSGKAIPEISNRALYPSKSFNERLGKEEYIIPVLYSMSKKIHLAQQLALSKGDSLKIYEGFRPYSVQIAVVQGLSKLASKDQEVMRGINTPPWGIAWFITNGVSNHQKGYAIDVSLVKINSKKDISIGGYKATAITDYTEYTMPTPIHELSGASAIFTAPVTSISPTAWKNATYSDSMNEPAMKLQTYCTTAGLTPLASEWWHFNDLEAMNETANNKGSGQFVLTEVYSSVPN; encoded by the coding sequence ATGTTTAGAGGCAATAAATATAAATGGAAGATAATCATGGCTATTGTGATGGTCATGGCCGTTATACTAGCGGCTTGTGTAAATAAGCCTAACGACGAAGACTCCGGCAGCAATCAGCCATCTTCCACTGAGATTGAAAAGGAAAAGAAGGAAAATCCCACACCAGATGGTACGAAAGTAGATAAACCAAGAGAAAGTAAAGTGTATGAAGGGGAATTAGAATTACCTGTGAACGGGGCGACAGGTTACGCTTCGGTGAAGTTAAATCTGAAGGCTTCTGCCAATCCAAATTCTAAAACCCTCGAAACAATCAATGCTGGTTCAGGTTTTGAAATTCTTCGGGAAGAAGGAGATTGGTGGTTTATTAAAAAAGATGGTTCATCTGGCTGGCTGCCACATCAATATTGCTTTATCAACCTTCCTGATGTAATTCCGTCGGTTGTTTATGACAACACCAATACATATGCATCAAAGTTTGCTTCATCTGGCAAGGCAATTCCTGAAATTTCAAACCGGGCATTGTATCCGTCAAAGTCTTTTAACGAACGGCTCGGGAAAGAAGAGTATATCATCCCTGTTCTTTATTCGATGTCCAAAAAAATTCATCTCGCCCAGCAGCTTGCCCTTTCCAAAGGTGACTCTCTAAAAATATACGAAGGATTCCGACCTTACTCCGTGCAAATTGCGGTAGTACAAGGTTTATCGAAATTAGCAAGCAAGGATCAGGAGGTAATGAGGGGAATTAACACTCCTCCATGGGGAATCGCCTGGTTTATCACAAACGGGGTGTCTAATCATCAGAAGGGGTATGCGATTGATGTCAGTTTAGTCAAAATAAACTCCAAGAAAGATATATCAATTGGCGGTTATAAAGCGACCGCAATTACGGATTACACTGAATACACTATGCCGACCCCGATTCATGAATTGAGCGGAGCATCAGCTATATTTACTGCTCCAGTTACATCAATATCTCCAACAGCCTGGAAGAATGCAACGTATTCAGATTCAATGAATGAGCCTGCAATGAAATTACAAACATACTGTACAACTGCTGGACTTACTCCTTTGGCTTCGGAATGGTGGCATTTCAATGATTTGGAAGCCATGAACGAAACCGCCAATAACAAAGGCAGCGGACAATTTGTACTAACAGAAGTTTATAGTTCCGTTCCAAATTAA
- a CDS encoding TraX family protein translates to MEVNNARALSLDGVNTWSLNANTIKVIAIIAMIVDHTAIWLVPEGTALDQIVHAFGRIAAPIMCYLIAEGYFHTSNINKYIKRLFIFAVISHFPFVMYLDLEWWQATSVIWSLLMGLVALKVSQQTELHLIVKVLLIGLCCLLAWTADWNYIAVLWVLFFGLFRGQFNKQMLSFAIIGTIFYIIPGIISEGTDTIFRLGIFLLIPIMALYNGQRGKKSNLIKWGFYVFYPGHLIILYLLRHVIFG, encoded by the coding sequence ATGGAAGTTAATAACGCGAGGGCGTTAAGTTTAGATGGTGTCAACACATGGTCATTGAATGCAAATACCATTAAAGTTATCGCTATCATCGCAATGATAGTGGACCATACTGCTATATGGCTGGTTCCTGAGGGCACTGCATTGGACCAGATCGTCCATGCTTTTGGGCGAATCGCCGCCCCAATAATGTGTTACTTGATCGCCGAAGGTTATTTTCATACGTCGAATATCAACAAATATATAAAGCGGCTTTTTATTTTTGCAGTCATTTCGCACTTTCCTTTTGTGATGTATCTGGACCTGGAATGGTGGCAAGCAACTAGCGTCATCTGGTCATTGCTGATGGGTCTGGTCGCATTGAAAGTCAGCCAACAAACAGAACTTCACCTAATAGTGAAAGTTTTACTTATTGGTTTATGCTGTCTTCTCGCCTGGACTGCTGACTGGAATTACATAGCCGTGTTATGGGTACTTTTCTTTGGCCTATTTAGAGGACAATTCAATAAACAGATGTTGAGTTTCGCCATAATAGGAACTATTTTTTATATCATTCCTGGGATCATTTCAGAGGGTACGGATACTATTTTCCGTTTAGGCATCTTTTTACTCATACCTATTATGGCTCTATATAATGGCCAGAGAGGCAAAAAATCCAATCTGATTAAATGGGGTTTTTATGTTTTCTATCCGGGTCACCTGATAATTTTATATTTATTAAGACACGTCATTTTTGGCTAG
- a CDS encoding VOC family protein gives MSKTNPKIVPHLWYDKEAKEAAEFYTSVFPDSKVTNVTTIHGTPSGDSDIVSFELWGQKFMAISAGPYFKINPSLSFMVNFDPSREKDASEKISEVWNNLSEGGTVLMPLDKYPFSEKYGWIQDRFGLSWQLILTNPEGEERPAILPSLLFVGDNCGNAEEAINFYLSVFKNAKQGLIARYPKGMEPDKEGTVMFSDFMLESQWFTAMDSAHDHKFNFNEAISFMVYCDTQAEIDYYWERLSAVPEAEQCGWLKDKHGISWQIVPAEMDQMMSKGTPEQRARVTEAFMAMKKFDLLALQKAFRG, from the coding sequence ATGTCAAAAACAAATCCAAAAATAGTTCCGCATTTATGGTATGACAAGGAAGCAAAAGAAGCAGCAGAGTTTTACACATCCGTATTCCCTGACTCAAAAGTTACGAATGTAACAACCATCCACGGCACGCCATCAGGCGACTCCGATATAGTTTCCTTCGAGCTGTGGGGGCAGAAGTTCATGGCAATCAGCGCAGGGCCTTATTTTAAAATCAATCCATCGTTGTCTTTCATGGTTAATTTTGACCCATCCCGAGAAAAAGATGCGAGCGAAAAAATAAGTGAGGTTTGGAACAATTTGTCCGAAGGTGGCACAGTGTTAATGCCGCTTGATAAGTATCCGTTTAGTGAAAAGTATGGCTGGATACAGGACAGGTTTGGTTTGTCATGGCAGTTAATCCTTACCAATCCAGAAGGTGAAGAACGGCCTGCAATATTGCCGTCACTTTTGTTTGTCGGTGATAACTGCGGTAATGCGGAAGAGGCTATTAATTTTTATTTATCAGTATTTAAGAACGCAAAGCAGGGACTAATCGCCCGCTATCCTAAAGGCATGGAACCTGACAAAGAAGGAACCGTCATGTTCTCTGATTTCATGCTTGAAAGTCAGTGGTTTACCGCGATGGATAGCGCACACGACCACAAGTTCAATTTTAACGAAGCAATCTCATTTATGGTGTATTGCGACACACAAGCAGAGATTGATTATTATTGGGAAAGGCTTTCTGCAGTTCCTGAAGCTGAGCAATGCGGCTGGCTGAAAGATAAGCATGGAATATCCTGGCAGATTGTGCCTGCCGAGATGGACCAGATGATGAGCAAGGGCACACCAGAGCAGCGTGCGCGCGTAACCGAAGCATTTATGGCTATGAAGAAATTTGATCTTTTGGCATTACAGAAAGCATTCAGGGGGTAG
- a CDS encoding glycosyltransferase family 2 protein, producing the protein MDLSIIDFIHYFNLSFFVLFALLYSYHLVYMLVAFKAKKTYKPLVEDVHLHKYAVIIAARNEEVVIGQLINSIKKQKYPKELIDIFVVADNCSDKTAQLARQAGAVVRERFNKIQIGKGYALDFMIKVIEREYSANEYDAYLVFDADNLLSENYIAEMNKTFNQGYRIVTSYRNSKNFGQNWISAGYALWFLHEAEYLNLPRMALNSSCAVSGTGFLVDAGLMKENGGWTYHLLTEDIEFSVAQILKGEKIGYCRDAIFFDEQPITFEQSWHQRMRWAKGFYQVFAKYGGKLISKFFLEKRNKLSYYDMAMTIMLIVVVTGFSILINGLSYLAVLFGFIESIDIDTMTQQFLQSLGWSYGILFVTGLITTITEWKKIHSPGWKKIAYLITFPIFMFTYIPISIVALFKDVEWKPIPHTVAKSIDEVR; encoded by the coding sequence TTGGATTTGTCTATTATTGACTTTATTCATTATTTCAATTTGAGCTTTTTCGTTCTGTTTGCTTTGTTGTATTCATACCATTTGGTTTACATGCTGGTTGCCTTTAAGGCCAAGAAAACTTACAAGCCGCTTGTGGAGGATGTGCATCTCCACAAATATGCAGTCATCATTGCAGCCCGGAATGAAGAGGTTGTTATTGGACAGCTGATTAATAGTATAAAAAAACAGAAGTATCCTAAAGAATTGATTGATATATTCGTAGTGGCAGATAACTGCAGTGACAAGACAGCACAATTGGCAAGGCAAGCAGGAGCGGTTGTAAGGGAGCGATTTAATAAGATTCAGATTGGGAAGGGGTATGCACTTGATTTTATGATAAAAGTCATTGAACGGGAGTACTCTGCCAATGAATACGATGCCTACCTTGTCTTCGATGCCGATAATCTCCTGAGTGAAAATTATATTGCCGAAATGAACAAAACGTTCAATCAGGGATATCGAATCGTCACGAGTTATCGAAATTCAAAGAACTTTGGCCAGAATTGGATTTCTGCTGGGTATGCGCTTTGGTTCCTGCATGAAGCAGAATATCTAAACCTGCCACGGATGGCGCTCAACTCAAGCTGTGCTGTTTCCGGCACAGGCTTTCTTGTAGATGCAGGGTTGATGAAGGAGAATGGTGGATGGACATATCATCTTCTTACAGAAGACATTGAGTTTTCAGTAGCTCAAATTCTCAAAGGGGAGAAAATCGGTTATTGCAGGGATGCGATTTTCTTTGACGAGCAGCCAATAACGTTTGAACAATCCTGGCATCAGCGCATGCGGTGGGCAAAGGGATTTTATCAGGTATTTGCTAAATATGGCGGGAAATTGATAAGTAAGTTTTTTCTGGAAAAAAGAAACAAACTCTCCTATTACGATATGGCCATGACCATTATGCTGATCGTCGTCGTAACAGGTTTCAGTATTTTAATAAATGGATTGAGTTATTTGGCAGTCTTATTTGGATTTATTGAGAGTATCGACATTGATACTATGACACAGCAATTTTTACAATCGCTTGGCTGGTCATATGGAATCCTTTTTGTTACGGGCTTGATCACAACGATAACAGAATGGAAGAAAATCCACTCACCAGGCTGGAAAAAAATCGCCTATCTCATCACATTTCCAATTTTTATGTTCACCTACATACCTATTTCGATTGTTGCCCTGTTTAAGGATGTTGAATGGAAGCCAATCCCCCACACAGTAGCAAAATCGATTGATGAAGTCCGATAA
- a CDS encoding protein kinase domain-containing protein produces MDKPINKGTVLNERYEIVNVIGAGSYGLVYLCKELKTNETRVVKQLRPSKRRNKKEVAMFENEISVLRMVNHKNIPRLFEAFTNNDHIFYVMSFIKGDNLEEQIFYKKKTFNEEESLQVLIQLLELVDYLHKKDIYHQDLRIPNVLIKNTELFLIDFGLAKYDAVGPFHPSANNQKNILELKQQDYYDLGEILLYLLYTTYSSKNKKALPWTEELTLEKETVYLLKRLLQINEPYLNSSEISTDLHAALKAKQKVT; encoded by the coding sequence GTGGACAAGCCTATTAATAAAGGAACAGTTTTAAACGAGCGTTATGAAATAGTGAACGTTATCGGGGCTGGAAGTTATGGGCTTGTTTACCTGTGCAAAGAGTTAAAAACAAACGAGACTAGAGTCGTCAAACAGCTTCGTCCAAGTAAGCGCCGCAATAAAAAAGAGGTAGCAATGTTTGAAAATGAAATCTCTGTTTTGCGTATGGTTAACCACAAAAATATACCAAGGCTATTTGAAGCCTTTACAAATAATGATCACATATTTTATGTCATGAGCTTCATTAAAGGCGATAATCTGGAAGAACAAATTTTTTATAAGAAAAAAACCTTTAATGAGGAAGAGTCGTTACAGGTTCTTATTCAATTACTTGAATTAGTAGATTATCTGCACAAAAAGGACATTTACCACCAGGATTTACGTATTCCAAATGTCTTAATTAAAAACACAGAGCTTTTTTTGATCGATTTTGGTTTGGCAAAGTATGATGCTGTTGGCCCATTCCATCCTTCAGCTAACAATCAAAAAAATATCCTGGAGCTGAAACAGCAGGACTATTATGATTTAGGAGAAATCCTTTTATATTTGCTTTATACGACGTACTCTTCTAAAAACAAAAAAGCTCTCCCTTGGACAGAAGAGCTTACTTTAGAAAAGGAAACTGTTTATTTGCTAAAAAGACTACTGCAAATTAACGAACCTTACTTAAATAGTAGTGAAATTTCAACTGATCTTCATGCAGCACTTAAAGCGAAGCAAAAAGTTACTTAA
- a CDS encoding ArsR/SmtB family transcription factor, whose product MIKKDTLSLIFTALADPTRRKILTRLAQSEATVKEVSEPFEISAPAISQHIKVLERAGLVERTSKGQWRTLTIRTEPLNEASAWVEKHRSEWNQRFDTLEEHLNTMTKKEEQ is encoded by the coding sequence TTGATTAAAAAGGACACACTTAGCCTCATATTTACTGCACTCGCCGATCCGACGCGCCGAAAAATTTTGACCAGATTGGCTCAGAGTGAGGCGACAGTTAAAGAGGTCTCCGAGCCCTTCGAGATAAGCGCACCCGCGATATCCCAGCACATCAAAGTACTTGAGCGAGCAGGGTTGGTCGAACGCACATCGAAAGGACAGTGGCGGACCCTGACGATACGTACCGAGCCTCTAAATGAGGCATCTGCCTGGGTAGAGAAGCACCGGAGCGAGTGGAACCAGCGCTTCGACACACTGGAAGAGCACCTCAATACCATGACCAAAAAGGAGGAACAATGA
- a CDS encoding alpha/beta fold hydrolase, producing MKTKKKLRFWIFVRNSLLAIAAAVGIWVIFSNSMTAYEKNKYPAIGQLVEVEGNNMHVYTKGNGDNTILLLGGLGTAAPSLDFDPLINELTKNNKVVVVEPFGYGWSDITSRERTVENIVEEIRTALEKLNIQGPYILMPHSISGIYSMYYANTYPDEVKGVIGIDPTLPKALAYFGETAPAMPAYFSYVGPTGIARLALSLSPDNFLPIAEGGTYTEENLKMTKAISAWKGNNKNVVDEANEIKRNIGKTVDMNFPANMPVLFFTTKEDKVTEDGKNNVTFYETQLTNYPASKIVTLQGHHYLHWTRYKEMSKEVNEFIEEVDSMINKKSIGIMKTKGNTSI from the coding sequence ATGAAAACGAAAAAGAAACTAAGATTTTGGATTTTTGTAAGAAATAGTTTATTGGCTATAGCAGCAGCTGTTGGTATTTGGGTTATTTTCAGTAATAGTATGACTGCATATGAAAAAAATAAGTATCCTGCTATAGGTCAATTGGTTGAAGTAGAGGGTAACAATATGCACGTTTATACAAAGGGGAATGGGGATAATACCATCCTATTATTAGGTGGTCTTGGAACTGCAGCACCTTCACTGGATTTTGACCCTTTGATAAATGAATTGACAAAGAATAATAAGGTAGTAGTGGTAGAGCCGTTTGGATATGGTTGGAGTGATATAACCAGCAGGGAACGTACAGTGGAAAATATTGTAGAGGAAATTAGAACTGCTCTCGAAAAATTAAACATACAAGGTCCATACATATTGATGCCACATTCAATTTCTGGAATCTATAGTATGTATTATGCCAATACGTATCCAGATGAAGTTAAGGGCGTTATAGGAATAGATCCTACATTACCAAAGGCGTTGGCATACTTTGGGGAAACGGCTCCTGCAATGCCTGCTTATTTCAGCTATGTGGGACCAACTGGAATTGCACGATTAGCATTGTCTTTGTCTCCAGACAATTTCCTTCCAATAGCTGAAGGAGGAACTTATACAGAAGAAAATCTAAAGATGACAAAAGCAATCTCTGCTTGGAAAGGCAACAACAAAAATGTGGTTGATGAAGCGAACGAAATAAAAAGGAATATAGGGAAAACCGTTGATATGAATTTCCCTGCTAATATGCCTGTTTTATTCTTCACTACGAAAGAAGATAAGGTAACAGAGGATGGTAAAAACAATGTGACATTTTATGAAACGCAGTTAACTAATTACCCTGCTAGTAAAATAGTTACATTACAGGGGCATCATTATCTTCATTGGACTCGTTATAAAGAAATGAGTAAAGAAGTTAATGAATTCATAGAGGAGGTAGATAGTATGATTAACAAAAAAAGCATTGGCATAATGAAAACTAAGGGGAATACGTCTATTTAA